A DNA window from Hymenobacter aquaticus contains the following coding sequences:
- the hrpB gene encoding ATP-dependent helicase HrpB translates to MRLPDLPICAALPELLATLAATNCAVLQAPPGAGKTTVVPLALLEADWMPPTGRIIVLEPRRLAARAAAARMASILGEPVGQTVGYRVRLESRVSAQTRIEVATEVILTRMLQDDPALEGVAAVLFDEFHERSLQADLGLALALDAQAVLRPDLRLLIMSATLEAERLGSWLQAPVVRSAGLMHPVSTHYLSPARVAAAGSRPNERLADLTPALVREALSKHPEGDVLVFLPGLADQRRTAEKLAGAVSAATDIHVLHGELPAEQQDAALRPAPRGRRKIVLATSIAETSLTIEGVQIVVDGGYARVPQFEPRTGLTTLATVPVSQAAADQRRGRAGRLGPGTCYRLWTEAEHALRPHHLPPEILTADLSGLALELALWGTHDPASLRWLDAPPAAALAQARELLVRLGALTPEGQPTAHGRALAGLGLVPRLGHLVIRGKEVGHGATACALAALLTERDILRLPDGTPAPPDLRLRVEALSTGRAPLPGLVPDAGAVRRVREAAAVLRNRAHVRDTALEPDAAGLLAALAYPDRLAQRETPERVRLITGQRAALPAEHFSQGTTFFAVAHLDGPPHAPRAALAAPVERDELEKHFADLIEAREEVRWDAAAGRVVARRIRRLGAVTLSETPLAQPSPEAVAAALLEGLRLGGVARLPWSDEAQQVRERLAFAHHLAPDAWPDVSDDALLAALPDWLGPYLDGVRTLAEVNRLPLGEALLSWLPGGWVQQQELNRLAPSHCPVPSGSSITLDYSNPEAPVLAVRLQEVFGLLDTPTVGLGRVPLTLHLLSPARRPVQVTRDLRSFWTTGYFDVRKDLRGRYPKHHWPDNPLEAPATRGTKKRPG, encoded by the coding sequence TTGCGCCTGCCCGACCTTCCCATCTGCGCCGCTCTGCCCGAGCTGCTGGCTACCCTGGCCGCCACCAACTGCGCCGTGCTGCAGGCTCCGCCCGGCGCGGGCAAAACCACCGTCGTGCCCCTGGCCCTGCTCGAAGCCGACTGGATGCCGCCCACCGGCCGCATTATCGTGCTGGAGCCCCGGCGGCTGGCGGCCCGGGCCGCGGCGGCCCGCATGGCCAGCATCCTGGGCGAGCCGGTGGGGCAGACCGTCGGCTACCGAGTCCGGCTGGAAAGCCGGGTGTCGGCCCAGACCCGCATTGAGGTAGCCACCGAGGTCATTCTGACCCGCATGCTGCAAGACGACCCCGCCCTAGAAGGCGTGGCGGCCGTGCTCTTCGACGAGTTTCACGAACGCAGCCTGCAAGCCGATCTGGGCCTGGCCCTGGCGCTGGATGCCCAGGCTGTCCTGCGCCCCGATCTGCGCCTGCTCATTATGAGCGCCACCCTGGAAGCCGAGCGCCTCGGCTCCTGGCTGCAAGCCCCGGTGGTGCGCAGCGCGGGCCTGATGCACCCGGTTTCGACGCACTACTTGTCGCCGGCCCGGGTGGCGGCGGCCGGTAGCCGGCCCAATGAGCGCCTGGCCGACCTCACGCCCGCCCTGGTGCGCGAGGCGCTGAGCAAGCACCCCGAGGGCGACGTACTGGTGTTTCTGCCGGGCCTGGCCGATCAGCGCCGCACGGCCGAAAAGCTGGCCGGAGCCGTTTCCGCCGCCACCGACATTCACGTGCTGCACGGCGAATTGCCGGCCGAGCAACAGGATGCCGCCCTGCGCCCCGCCCCCCGGGGCCGGCGCAAGATCGTGCTGGCCACCAGCATTGCCGAAACCAGCCTCACCATCGAGGGCGTGCAGATTGTGGTGGATGGCGGCTACGCCCGCGTCCCGCAGTTTGAGCCCCGCACCGGCCTGACGACCCTGGCCACGGTGCCCGTCAGCCAGGCCGCCGCCGACCAGCGCCGGGGCCGGGCCGGCCGCCTGGGCCCCGGCACCTGCTACCGCCTCTGGACCGAGGCCGAGCACGCCCTGCGCCCCCACCACCTGCCGCCCGAAATCCTAACCGCCGACCTCAGCGGCCTGGCCCTGGAGCTGGCCCTCTGGGGCACCCACGACCCGGCTTCCCTGCGTTGGCTCGACGCGCCACCGGCCGCCGCCCTGGCCCAGGCCCGGGAGCTGCTCGTGCGCCTGGGCGCGCTGACCCCGGAAGGCCAGCCCACCGCCCACGGCCGCGCCCTGGCCGGCCTGGGCCTGGTGCCGCGCCTGGGCCACCTCGTTATCCGGGGCAAGGAAGTGGGCCACGGCGCTACAGCCTGCGCCCTGGCCGCCCTGCTCACCGAGCGCGACATCCTGCGCCTGCCCGACGGCACGCCCGCCCCGCCCGACCTGCGCCTGCGGGTGGAAGCCCTCAGCACCGGCCGGGCCCCGCTGCCGGGCCTGGTGCCCGATGCCGGGGCCGTGCGCCGGGTGCGCGAAGCCGCCGCCGTGCTGCGCAACCGCGCCCACGTGCGCGACACGGCCCTGGAGCCCGATGCCGCCGGCCTGCTGGCGGCCCTGGCCTACCCCGACCGCCTGGCCCAACGCGAAACGCCCGAGCGGGTGCGCCTCATCACGGGGCAGCGGGCCGCCCTGCCGGCCGAGCATTTCAGCCAGGGCACTACCTTTTTTGCCGTCGCCCACCTCGATGGTCCGCCCCACGCGCCCCGGGCCGCCCTGGCCGCCCCCGTCGAGCGCGACGAGCTGGAAAAGCATTTCGCCGACTTGATTGAGGCCCGGGAAGAAGTGCGCTGGGATGCCGCCGCCGGCCGCGTGGTGGCCCGCCGGATCCGCCGCCTCGGGGCCGTTACGCTCTCCGAAACCCCATTGGCCCAGCCTAGCCCCGAAGCCGTGGCCGCGGCGCTGCTCGAGGGCCTGCGCCTGGGCGGCGTGGCCCGTCTGCCCTGGTCCGATGAGGCCCAGCAGGTGCGGGAGCGGCTGGCCTTTGCCCACCACCTGGCCCCCGACGCGTGGCCCGACGTGTCGGACGACGCGCTGCTGGCCGCCCTGCCCGACTGGCTGGGCCCCTACCTGGACGGGGTGCGCACCCTGGCCGAAGTCAACCGCCTGCCCCTGGGCGAGGCCCTGCTGAGCTGGCTGCCCGGCGGCTGGGTGCAGCAGCAGGAGCTCAACCGGCTGGCGCCCTCCCACTGCCCCGTGCCCAGCGGCTCCAGCATCACCCTCGACTACTCCAACCCCGAGGCCCCGGTGCTGGCCGTGCGCCTCCAGGAGGTGTTTGGCCTGCTCGATACGCCCACCGTGGGCCTCGGCCGGGTGCCCCTCACGCTCCACCTGCTCTCCCCGGCCCGCCGCCCGGTGCAGGTCACCCGCGACCTGCGCAGCTTCTGGACCACCGGCTACTTCGACGTGCGCAAGGACCTGCGGGGCCGCTACCCCAAGCACCATTGGCCCGACAACCCGCTGGAAGCCCCCGCCACCCGCGGCACCAAGAAACGCCCGGGGTAA
- a CDS encoding rhodanese-like domain-containing protein yields MLPDITPEDLHARLQQGQALHLLDVREPMEYEYCQIAGSALIPLGDLTRRWEEVPTDRPVVLICHHGVRSAQALAFLQHRYGLSNLLNLRGGIHAWSVRVDPEVPVY; encoded by the coding sequence ATGCTGCCCGACATCACCCCCGAAGACCTGCACGCCCGCCTGCAGCAAGGCCAGGCCCTGCACCTGCTCGATGTGCGGGAGCCCATGGAATACGAATACTGCCAGATTGCGGGCAGTGCGCTCATTCCCCTGGGCGACCTGACCCGGCGCTGGGAGGAAGTACCCACCGACCGGCCCGTGGTGCTCATCTGCCACCACGGCGTGCGCTCGGCCCAGGCCCTGGCCTTTTTGCAGCACCGCTACGGCCTGAGCAACCTACTAAACCTGCGCGGCGGCATCCACGCTTGGTCGGTGCGCGTCGACCCGGAGGTGCCGGTGTATTAA
- the pnuC gene encoding nicotinamide riboside transporter PnuC — MLHSLYEFWTAAAGGTPLEWIAVLTGFACVWLAARESIWNFPVAMVSCGLYAVVYYRSQLYSDSMLQGFFILISVYGWYEWLYGGARHTALHVTRTRRWEWVAVAAGVALFTLGFGYYLQHNTDAALPHWDSFTTAGSMGAQYLLTRKRLENWLIWILVDAIYVPILWYKQLYPTSGLYAVYLVLAAYGYVEWRRAARAAQLSAPTAA, encoded by the coding sequence TTGCTACATTCCCTGTACGAGTTCTGGACTGCCGCCGCCGGCGGTACCCCATTGGAGTGGATTGCCGTCCTGACCGGGTTTGCCTGCGTGTGGCTGGCCGCCCGCGAGTCGATCTGGAACTTCCCGGTGGCTATGGTCAGCTGCGGCCTCTACGCGGTGGTGTATTACCGCAGCCAGCTCTACTCCGACAGCATGCTGCAGGGCTTTTTCATTTTGATCAGCGTGTATGGCTGGTACGAGTGGCTGTACGGCGGGGCCCGGCACACGGCCCTGCACGTGACGCGCACCCGCCGTTGGGAGTGGGTGGCCGTGGCGGCGGGCGTGGCCCTGTTTACCCTGGGCTTCGGCTACTATCTGCAACACAACACCGACGCCGCCCTGCCGCACTGGGACAGTTTCACGACGGCCGGCAGCATGGGCGCGCAGTACCTGCTCACGCGCAAGCGCCTGGAAAATTGGCTGATCTGGATTCTGGTCGACGCCATCTACGTGCCTATTCTGTGGTATAAGCAGCTTTACCCGACCAGCGGGCTGTATGCCGTGTACCTGGTGCTGGCCGCGTACGGCTACGTGGAGTGGCGCCGGGCCGCCCGCGCCGCGCAACTTTCCGCCCCTACGGCTGCCTGA
- a CDS encoding AAA family ATPase, with amino-acid sequence MLRIALTGPESTGKTTLSRQLAAHYHTTWAPEYAREYLETHGAGYTLADLELIARGQVANEEEAAARATRVVFCDTDLLVIKVWAEHAFGECPEWVKQRIAQQHYDLVLLLGVDIPWEADPLREHPHHRQYFYGIYHAELSGQMSRFAEISGTPEERLAQACFFVDALLAEKYPAEPLPRPMRP; translated from the coding sequence ATGCTGCGCATTGCTCTCACCGGACCCGAATCGACGGGCAAGACCACGCTCAGCCGCCAGCTGGCCGCGCACTACCACACCACCTGGGCCCCGGAATACGCCCGCGAGTACCTGGAAACGCACGGTGCCGGCTACACCCTGGCCGACCTGGAACTGATTGCCCGGGGGCAGGTAGCCAACGAGGAGGAAGCCGCCGCCCGCGCTACCCGCGTGGTGTTCTGCGACACCGACCTGCTGGTTATCAAGGTCTGGGCCGAGCATGCCTTCGGTGAGTGCCCCGAGTGGGTGAAGCAGCGCATTGCCCAGCAGCACTACGATTTGGTGCTGCTGCTGGGCGTGGACATTCCCTGGGAGGCCGACCCGCTGCGGGAGCACCCCCACCACCGGCAGTATTTCTACGGCATCTACCACGCCGAGCTGAGCGGGCAGATGTCGCGCTTCGCCGAAATCAGCGGTACGCCCGAGGAGCGCCTGGCCCAGGCCTGCTTTTTCGTGGATGCGCTGCTGGCCGAAAAATATCCCGCCGAACCGCTGCCCCGGCCCATGCGGCCGTAG
- a CDS encoding aldose 1-epimerase family protein yields MTYSLENDYCRAQVHAHGAELGSFIRKDLPEAPDLEYIWPADAAVWGRHAPVLFPIVGRLPQDTYLHQGQEYCLPQHGFARDREFALVHQTAEELTFELRADAASRAVYPFEFVLRIGYQLRGATLTVRWHVHNPDPAAELLFSIGAHPAFRCPLMREEKFEDYFFHFDHPVTLERHLLDGGLLNGRTAPVLHQETEMPLTYDLFAQDALVFKHFDFTHLTLRSFASDRTVRLRFDGFPYLGLWTKGPGAEFVCIEPWQGIAGSVGSPVELADKEGILSLAPNQHYRAEYAMTIG; encoded by the coding sequence ATGACTTATTCGCTCGAAAACGATTATTGCCGTGCCCAGGTGCACGCCCACGGGGCCGAGCTGGGCAGCTTTATCCGCAAAGACCTGCCCGAAGCCCCCGACCTGGAGTACATCTGGCCCGCCGACGCGGCCGTGTGGGGCCGGCACGCGCCGGTGCTGTTCCCGATAGTGGGCCGCCTGCCCCAGGATACGTATTTGCACCAGGGCCAGGAGTACTGCCTGCCCCAGCACGGCTTTGCCCGTGACCGGGAATTTGCGCTGGTGCACCAGACGGCGGAGGAGCTGACCTTCGAGCTGCGGGCCGACGCGGCCAGCCGGGCCGTGTACCCGTTCGAGTTTGTGCTGCGCATCGGCTACCAGCTGCGCGGGGCCACGCTCACGGTGCGCTGGCACGTGCACAACCCCGACCCGGCCGCCGAGCTGCTGTTCAGCATCGGGGCCCACCCGGCCTTCCGCTGCCCGCTGATGCGGGAGGAAAAGTTCGAGGACTATTTCTTCCACTTCGACCACCCCGTGACGCTGGAGCGCCACCTGCTGGATGGGGGCCTGCTCAACGGCCGCACCGCGCCGGTGCTGCACCAGGAAACCGAAATGCCCCTGACTTACGACCTGTTTGCCCAGGACGCGCTAGTGTTTAAGCACTTCGACTTCACCCACCTGACGCTGCGCAGCTTCGCCTCCGACCGCACCGTGCGCCTGCGCTTCGACGGGTTTCCTTACCTGGGCCTCTGGACCAAAGGGCCCGGGGCCGAGTTTGTCTGCATCGAGCCCTGGCAGGGCATTGCGGGCAGCGTGGGCAGCCCCGTCGAGCTGGCGGATAAAGAGGGAATCTTGAGCTTAGCGCCAAACCAGCACTACCGCGCCGAGTACGCCATGACCATCGGGTAG
- a CDS encoding GNAT family N-acetyltransferase, whose product MPARVPSQPVDIRPISAPDTYPLRHQVLWPAKPYAYVRVENDAAGAHFGAFVHGQLVAVISLFVEGSEARFRKFATYPAYQRQGIGSALLGRVLEVARQRGARRLGCDARQEASGFYQRFGMAAEGPVFYKGDIPYQRMRLAL is encoded by the coding sequence ATGCCGGCCCGCGTCCCGTCTCAACCCGTCGACATCCGCCCGATTTCGGCCCCGGATACCTACCCGCTACGCCACCAGGTGCTGTGGCCCGCCAAGCCCTACGCCTACGTGCGGGTCGAAAACGACGCGGCGGGGGCGCATTTCGGGGCTTTCGTGCACGGGCAGCTGGTGGCCGTAATTTCGCTGTTCGTGGAAGGAAGTGAAGCCCGGTTCCGCAAGTTTGCCACCTACCCGGCTTACCAGCGCCAGGGCATTGGCTCGGCGCTGCTGGGCCGGGTGCTGGAGGTGGCGCGGCAGCGCGGGGCCCGCCGCCTGGGGTGCGACGCCCGCCAGGAGGCCAGCGGCTTCTACCAGCGCTTCGGGATGGCAGCCGAGGGCCCGGTTTTTTACAAGGGCGACATTCCGTACCAGCGCATGCGGCTGGCGCTGTAA
- a CDS encoding TonB-dependent receptor: MLPLLAPTAALAQGPVAGTVTDTRSGAVLPGATVLLDGAVVGATDAAGRFAVPAVPAGAHELRITFLGYEALSQAVQGQTAEQQLALGLRPGGAVLTGEALVTASRANERTATAYTNLGKQDLAKRNFGQDIPYLLDQTPSVVVTSDAGAGVGYTDIRVRGTSNTGINMTINGVPLNDAESHGSFLVNLPDLASSVSSLQVQRGVGTSQNGGAAFGASINISTFENRTEAYAETQNTFGSFNTWKNNVSFGTGLLGGHFLVDGRLSRIVSEGYMNRAASDLKSYYLSAGYQSKNTLLKFITFSGREKTYQSWNGVPEPILTGDRKLLQLFVDNGELTEEAAARGLQEGRRFSYYTYDNQTDNYQQNHYQLHLSQALGTDWSLGAALHLTRGFGYYESYRADRKLDNYSLDNVVIGTQTIKRTNLIDQKWLDNYFYGGTFALNYQPRANDKLQATLGGAWNQFKNDHYGEVIWAQYASNGGIRHRYYFNDATKTDYNAYARATYQVLPQLGVYADVQVRHIDYAIDGVESKPGAAGAVRGNVDVTTRARYTFFNPKAGATFALGEGQQLYASFAVAQREPVRSDFVDPAAGADPVKAERLHDLEAGYRISRPEASVLGPHTALRFEANYFYMNYRNQLVATGRVNDVGTALRTNVARSYRTGIELTGFASANDLISLSSTLTLSRNRILNFRETVYDANYEPVTASEGRNSTISYSPSVVSAHTLEGQPLKGLRVALLYKTVGQQYLDNTASATKRLDAYQVLDLRLRYTIRPTFVKEIELGLLVNNVLNREYEANGYTYGYPNGDGQQQTFTYYFPQAKRNFLASVGVKF; the protein is encoded by the coding sequence GTGCTTCCCTTGCTTGCGCCCACCGCGGCGCTGGCTCAAGGCCCCGTGGCCGGCACCGTAACGGACACCCGCTCGGGGGCCGTGCTGCCCGGCGCCACGGTGCTGCTCGATGGCGCCGTGGTAGGCGCTACCGATGCCGCCGGCCGCTTTGCCGTGCCGGCCGTGCCGGCCGGCGCGCACGAGCTGCGCATCACTTTCCTGGGCTACGAGGCCCTCTCGCAGGCCGTGCAGGGCCAAACTGCCGAGCAGCAGCTGGCCCTGGGGCTCCGGCCCGGCGGCGCGGTGCTTACCGGCGAAGCCCTGGTAACGGCCAGCCGCGCCAACGAGCGCACGGCCACGGCCTACACCAACCTGGGCAAGCAGGACCTGGCCAAGCGCAACTTCGGCCAGGACATTCCCTACCTGCTCGACCAGACGCCCTCGGTGGTCGTCACCTCGGATGCCGGGGCGGGCGTGGGCTACACCGACATCCGGGTGCGGGGCACCAGCAACACGGGCATCAACATGACCATCAACGGGGTGCCGCTGAACGACGCCGAGTCGCACGGCTCGTTTCTGGTGAATCTGCCCGACCTGGCTTCGTCGGTGAGCAGCCTGCAGGTGCAGCGCGGGGTGGGCACCAGCCAGAACGGCGGGGCGGCCTTCGGGGCCAGCATCAACATCTCCACCTTCGAGAACCGCACCGAGGCCTACGCCGAAACCCAGAACACCTTCGGCTCCTTCAACACCTGGAAAAACAACGTGTCGTTTGGCACGGGGCTGCTGGGCGGCCACTTTCTGGTCGATGGGCGGTTGTCGCGCATCGTGTCGGAGGGCTACATGAACCGGGCGGCGTCGGATCTGAAGTCGTACTACCTCTCGGCCGGCTACCAGAGCAAAAACACGCTGCTCAAGTTCATCACCTTCTCGGGCCGCGAGAAAACCTACCAGTCGTGGAACGGGGTGCCCGAGCCCATCCTGACCGGCGACCGGAAGCTGCTCCAGCTGTTTGTCGACAACGGCGAGCTGACCGAGGAGGCGGCCGCGCGCGGCTTGCAGGAAGGCCGGCGCTTCAGCTACTACACCTACGACAACCAGACCGACAACTACCAGCAGAACCACTACCAGCTGCACCTTTCGCAGGCCCTGGGCACCGACTGGAGCCTGGGCGCGGCCCTGCACCTGACGCGGGGCTTTGGCTACTACGAAAGCTACCGGGCCGACCGGAAGCTGGACAACTACAGCCTCGACAACGTGGTTATCGGCACGCAAACCATCAAGCGCACCAACCTGATTGACCAGAAGTGGCTGGATAACTACTTCTACGGCGGCACCTTCGCCCTGAACTACCAGCCCCGGGCCAACGACAAGCTGCAAGCCACGCTGGGCGGGGCCTGGAACCAGTTCAAAAACGACCACTACGGCGAGGTTATCTGGGCCCAGTATGCTTCCAACGGCGGCATCCGGCACCGCTACTACTTCAACGACGCCACCAAAACCGACTACAACGCCTACGCCCGCGCCACCTACCAGGTGCTGCCCCAGCTGGGCGTCTACGCCGACGTGCAGGTGCGCCACATCGACTACGCCATTGATGGGGTAGAGTCGAAGCCGGGGGCGGCGGGTGCCGTGCGCGGCAACGTGGACGTGACGACCCGGGCCCGCTACACCTTCTTCAACCCTAAGGCCGGCGCCACCTTTGCCCTGGGCGAAGGCCAGCAGCTCTACGCCAGCTTCGCCGTGGCCCAGCGCGAGCCGGTGCGCTCCGACTTCGTGGACCCCGCCGCCGGCGCCGACCCGGTGAAGGCCGAGCGCCTGCACGATCTGGAGGCCGGCTACCGCATTTCGCGGCCCGAGGCCAGCGTGCTGGGGCCGCACACCGCCCTGCGCTTCGAGGCCAACTATTTCTACATGAACTACCGCAACCAGCTGGTGGCCACCGGCCGGGTAAACGACGTGGGCACGGCCCTGCGCACCAACGTGGCCCGCAGCTACCGCACCGGCATCGAGCTGACGGGCTTTGCCTCGGCCAACGACCTGATCAGCCTGAGCAGCACCCTGACGCTGAGCCGCAACCGGATTTTGAACTTCCGCGAAACGGTGTACGACGCGAACTACGAGCCCGTAACGGCTTCGGAAGGGCGTAACTCCACTATTTCCTACTCGCCCTCGGTGGTTTCGGCCCACACCCTGGAAGGCCAGCCGCTGAAAGGCCTGCGTGTGGCGCTGCTCTACAAAACCGTGGGCCAGCAGTACCTCGACAACACGGCCAGCGCCACCAAGCGCCTGGATGCCTACCAGGTGCTCGATCTGCGCCTGCGCTACACCATCCGGCCCACGTTCGTGAAGGAAATCGAGCTGGGCCTGCTGGTCAACAACGTGCTGAACCGCGAGTACGAAGCCAACGGCTACACCTACGGCTACCCCAACGGCGACGGGCAGCAGCAGACGTTCACCTACTACTTCCCCCAGGCCAAGCGCAATTTCCTGGCCTCGGTGGGCGTGAAGTTTTAA
- a CDS encoding APC family permease, with the protein MSHEKKLNELEATAICGNDISSSCLYVSALAIAYAGQYAWIALLIVGAVLYLFRSIYGEVVGALPLNGGAYNVLLNTTSKRNAALAACLTILSYMATAVISASEAMHYLHTLWHGLPIIGATLGLLGLFLVLTILGISESAKVAVAIFLVHLASLTLLVGSAVWYLATNGLDNLHLNFQLPVRGGSIVTALFFGFSAAMLGISGFESSANFVEEQARGVFAKTLRNMWVVVSFFNPVIAFLAIAVLPMTQVGEHTETLLSHLGTTTGGRWLGMLISVDAVAVLSGAVLTSFVGVSGLMKRMTLDRILPQFFLRENKAGSNYLILLTFFLLCVSVLLITGGQLGPLSGVYTISFLSVMAFFALGNFLLKSKRPQLPRPVYAGIFTVLLAFIGILLALYGNIKIHPDYLIVFLQYFLPTMALVYIMLNRTAILNLGLAAVNSFAEHSPRFSRLGRLFVRRQLRELHKQEFVFFTKGDNVSNLNKVMAYVVENEFTNRLKIVTLLKPGEKFPQELLTDIRVLDRAYEQIEVDFVTMEGHFGPKLIEELSAKWNIPKNFMFIGSPGNQFPYHISELGGVRLII; encoded by the coding sequence ATGAGTCACGAAAAGAAACTAAACGAGCTGGAAGCCACGGCCATCTGCGGCAACGACATTTCCTCCTCGTGCCTGTACGTGTCGGCCCTGGCTATTGCCTACGCCGGGCAGTACGCCTGGATTGCCCTGCTCATCGTGGGGGCCGTGCTGTACCTGTTCCGCTCGATTTACGGCGAAGTAGTGGGCGCCCTGCCCCTGAACGGCGGGGCCTACAACGTGCTGCTGAACACGACCAGTAAGCGTAACGCCGCCCTGGCGGCCTGCCTGACCATCCTGTCGTACATGGCCACGGCCGTTATTTCGGCTTCCGAGGCCATGCACTACCTGCACACGCTCTGGCACGGGCTGCCCATTATCGGGGCCACGCTGGGGCTGCTGGGCTTGTTTCTGGTGCTTACCATCCTGGGCATTTCGGAGTCGGCGAAGGTGGCGGTGGCCATTTTTCTGGTGCACCTGGCCTCGCTCACGCTGCTGGTGGGCAGTGCCGTCTGGTATTTGGCCACCAACGGGCTCGACAACCTGCACCTCAACTTTCAGCTGCCGGTGCGGGGCGGCAGCATCGTTACGGCCCTGTTTTTCGGCTTCAGCGCGGCCATGCTGGGCATTTCGGGCTTCGAAAGCTCGGCCAACTTCGTGGAGGAGCAGGCCCGGGGCGTGTTTGCCAAAACCCTGCGCAACATGTGGGTGGTGGTCAGCTTCTTCAACCCCGTCATTGCCTTTCTGGCCATTGCCGTGCTGCCCATGACGCAGGTGGGCGAACATACCGAAACCCTGCTTTCCCACCTGGGCACCACCACCGGCGGCCGGTGGCTGGGCATGTTGATTTCGGTGGATGCCGTGGCCGTGCTCAGCGGGGCCGTGCTAACCTCGTTCGTGGGCGTGAGCGGGCTGATGAAGCGCATGACCCTGGACCGGATTCTGCCCCAGTTCTTCCTGCGGGAAAACAAGGCCGGCAGCAACTACCTGATTCTGCTGACCTTTTTCCTGCTCTGCGTGTCGGTGCTGCTTATTACGGGCGGGCAGCTCGGGCCGCTGTCGGGGGTGTACACCATTTCGTTTTTGTCGGTTATGGCGTTTTTCGCCCTGGGCAACTTCCTGCTCAAGAGCAAGCGGCCCCAGCTGCCCCGGCCGGTCTACGCGGGCATTTTCACCGTGCTGCTGGCTTTCATCGGCATCTTGCTGGCCCTCTACGGCAACATCAAGATTCACCCCGACTACCTGATTGTGTTCCTGCAGTACTTCCTGCCGACGATGGCCCTGGTGTACATCATGCTCAACCGCACGGCCATTCTGAACCTGGGGCTGGCGGCCGTCAACTCGTTTGCCGAGCACTCGCCGCGGTTTTCGCGCCTGGGGCGGCTGTTCGTGCGCCGGCAGCTGCGGGAGCTGCACAAGCAGGAGTTCGTCTTTTTCACCAAGGGCGACAACGTCTCGAACCTCAACAAAGTCATGGCCTACGTGGTCGAAAACGAGTTTACCAACCGCCTCAAAATCGTGACGCTGCTCAAGCCCGGGGAAAAGTTTCCGCAGGAGCTGCTGACCGACATCCGGGTGCTGGACCGCGCCTACGAGCAGATTGAGGTGGATTTCGTGACGATGGAAGGCCATTTCGGCCCCAAGCTGATTGAGGAGCTGTCGGCGAAGTGGAATATTCCCAAGAACTTTATGTTTATCGGCTCCCCCGGCAACCAGTTCCCTTACCACATTTCCGAGCTGGGCGGCGTGCGGCTCATTATTTAA
- a CDS encoding acyl-CoA dehydrogenase family protein gives MSSQSDVLSPKAKAEQHRGSLNAAGFTDYYDIDGLLTEEHKLIRQSIRDFVKKEISPSIEKWAQDNHFPSEIVKKFGDVGAFGPTIPTEYGGGGLDYISYGLIMQEIERGDSGMRSTASVQGSLVMYPIYAYGSEEQRKKYLPKLASGEWLGCFGLTEPDHGSNPGGMVTKIEDKGDYYLLNGAKLWISNSPECQVAVVWAKNEQGRIKGLIVERGMEGFTTPEIHNKWSLRASCTGELVFDNVKVPKENLLPNVEGLRGPLGCLDSARYGIAWGAIGVAIDCYESALKYSLEREQFGKPIAAFQLQQKKLAEMITEITKAQLMVWRLGMLKNEGKATSAQISMAKRNSVDMALHVAREARQIHGGMGITGEYPIMRHMMNLESVITYEGTHDIHLLITGADITGIQAFK, from the coding sequence ATGTCATCCCAATCCGACGTCCTCTCGCCCAAGGCTAAAGCCGAGCAGCACCGTGGCTCTTTGAACGCCGCCGGCTTCACCGACTATTACGACATCGACGGCCTGCTGACCGAAGAGCACAAGCTCATCCGCCAGAGCATCCGCGACTTTGTCAAAAAGGAAATCAGCCCCTCTATCGAAAAGTGGGCCCAGGACAATCATTTCCCCTCCGAAATCGTCAAGAAGTTCGGCGACGTGGGCGCGTTTGGTCCGACCATCCCTACCGAGTACGGCGGCGGCGGCCTCGACTACATCAGCTACGGCCTGATTATGCAGGAAATTGAGCGCGGCGACTCCGGCATGCGCTCCACGGCCTCGGTGCAGGGCTCCCTGGTGATGTACCCCATCTACGCCTACGGCTCGGAAGAGCAGCGCAAGAAATACCTGCCCAAGCTCGCCTCGGGCGAGTGGCTCGGCTGCTTCGGCCTCACCGAGCCCGACCACGGCTCGAACCCCGGCGGCATGGTGACCAAGATTGAGGACAAAGGCGACTACTACCTGCTCAACGGCGCCAAGCTCTGGATTTCGAACTCGCCCGAGTGCCAGGTGGCCGTGGTGTGGGCCAAAAACGAGCAGGGTCGCATCAAGGGCCTCATCGTGGAGCGCGGCATGGAAGGCTTCACCACCCCCGAAATTCACAACAAGTGGAGCCTGCGCGCCTCCTGCACCGGCGAGCTGGTGTTCGACAACGTGAAGGTGCCCAAGGAAAACCTGCTGCCCAACGTGGAAGGCCTGCGCGGCCCCCTCGGCTGCCTCGATTCGGCTCGCTACGGCATTGCCTGGGGCGCCATCGGCGTGGCCATCGACTGCTACGAGTCGGCCCTGAAGTACTCGCTGGAGCGGGAGCAGTTCGGCAAGCCGATTGCCGCCTTCCAGCTTCAGCAGAAAAAGCTGGCCGAAATGATTACCGAAATCACCAAGGCCCAGCTGATGGTGTGGCGCCTGGGCATGCTCAAGAATGAGGGCAAAGCCACCAGCGCCCAGATCAGCATGGCCAAGCGCAACTCCGTGGACATGGCCCTGCACGTAGCCCGCGAAGCCCGCCAGATTCACGGCGGCATGGGCATCACCGGCGAGTACCCCATCATGCGCCACATGATGAACCTGGAGTCGGTCATCACCTACGAAGGCACCCACGACATCCACCTGCTCATCACCGGCGCCGACATCACCGGGATTCAGGCGTTTAAGTAA